The DNA segment CAAAAGATGCATATTAATCACTATTTTAATATTTTCTCTCTCTTTACAAGTTGTTTTAGCCCTCCCAGCAAAAGATGTAAAACCGATTCCCAACAGGTTATACTATCCAGCAGTCCACGAACTCTTGAAGCAAGCAGAAAAATCTATTCAGGTAGTGATGTTTGAAATGTTCTACTACCCAAAATATCCGGAAAGCCTGGAAAACCAGTTAGTTCAAGATTTAATAGATGCTCACAAAAGAGGAGTAAATATAGAAGTAATCTTAGAACAGGGCGCCTTTGGAAGAATCACCAGAAGGAACAAAAGAGAGGGAGGATTTATGCTCTCCCAAGCTGGTGTTAAGGTATACTTCGAGTCCCGCTCCAAGACCACCCACAATAAACTCATCATAGTAGACGAAAGATACACCATAATCGGCAGCACCAACTGGAACTATTATGCATTAGAGAAAAATAACGAAGCTTCCGTCCTCATAGATTCTATCCCCCTTGCCAAATTTTATCTTGAAGAGTTCAACAGAATCAAATCCGAATGTCCCCCACTCAACAAAAAATAGTTCAAATCGTTGACAAGTAAAAAGTTATACAGGTTATTTAGAATCGGGCCAAGAAAACTACGGGGCTTGCCCCGTGGATGAATTGGCGAAAATCTTTTAAAAAATACTCGACATTTAAAAGCTACAGCAAAAAGGGAAATGAAAATATTAAAGGGTTTCAAATATAAACTTTGCCCGACGGAAGAACAAAAGCAATTACTGTTACAACACGGTGGGAATGCTCGCTTCCTATGGAATTATCTTTTAGCGGATAATATTAAACATCATAAACAAACTGGGAAATTCAAGTTTGCTCACGAAATGACTGTGAATGTCCCAAAAATTAAAAAAGAATATGATTTCTTAAAATTGTCTTTTTCTCAATCTTTACAGATGGTTGCAAGGCAGTTGGACAAAGCCTTAGAAGATTGTTTTAAAAATGGAAAAGGTTTCCCCCAATTTAAAAAGAAACAGAAAGAAAATGACAGTTTTACAGTGCCACAAAAATGGAG comes from the bacterium genome and includes:
- a CDS encoding phospholipase D-like domain-containing protein — encoded protein: MKAKRCILITILIFSLSLQVVLALPAKDVKPIPNRLYYPAVHELLKQAEKSIQVVMFEMFYYPKYPESLENQLVQDLIDAHKRGVNIEVILEQGAFGRITRRNKREGGFMLSQAGVKVYFESRSKTTHNKLIIVDERYTIIGSTNWNYYALEKNNEASVLIDSIPLAKFYLEEFNRIKSECPPLNKK